One Curtobacterium sp. BH-2-1-1 genomic region harbors:
- a CDS encoding LacI family DNA-binding transcriptional regulator codes for MAEQRTAPPTVYDVASAAGVSIATVSRVLRTPDAVREGTRDRVQAAIRTLGYVPSGNARALAGKRTGVVGLLLPGFDVVPDERPDLVTDGGVRVVDDRRHVTQPFSSNLYFDEVLRGAETEAWQRGLALMVAAGRGSSRDVIVNDVAGRVDGLAVLAQTVPDDLLEHVARRIPVVVLADDRRSHGFDSVSVDNAAGMRTLGAHVIGRLGIRSSLVYLAGPIDSPDDIERSAGFRQALEDHGVPASSVRVVHGDFGRARARELAAQLLDGDAVPRAIVCSNDQSALGVLDAAGARGVRVPEDLVVTGFDGIDAGRFSSPRLTTVHQPMGELGRAAVRAIVDRLERREGPPRAMRLPVEVLLRESCPPAL; via the coding sequence TTGGCCGAGCAGCGCACCGCACCTCCCACGGTCTACGACGTGGCCTCCGCGGCGGGCGTCTCCATCGCCACCGTCTCCCGCGTGCTCCGCACGCCGGATGCCGTCCGCGAGGGCACGCGCGACCGGGTCCAGGCGGCGATCCGGACGCTCGGGTACGTGCCCTCCGGGAACGCACGGGCCCTCGCGGGCAAGCGCACCGGCGTGGTCGGACTGCTGCTGCCCGGGTTCGACGTCGTGCCGGACGAACGCCCCGACCTCGTCACGGACGGCGGCGTGCGGGTCGTCGACGACCGGCGGCACGTGACGCAGCCGTTCTCGTCCAACCTGTACTTCGACGAGGTCCTGCGCGGCGCCGAGACCGAGGCCTGGCAGCGGGGTCTGGCGCTGATGGTGGCCGCGGGGCGGGGGTCCTCGCGGGACGTCATCGTGAACGACGTCGCCGGCCGGGTCGACGGTCTCGCGGTGCTCGCGCAGACGGTGCCCGACGACCTGCTCGAACACGTCGCCCGACGGATCCCGGTCGTGGTGCTCGCCGACGACCGGCGCTCGCACGGGTTCGACTCGGTGAGCGTGGACAACGCCGCGGGCATGCGGACGCTCGGCGCGCACGTCATCGGGCGGCTCGGCATCCGGTCGTCGCTCGTGTACCTGGCGGGGCCGATCGACTCGCCGGACGACATCGAACGCTCCGCGGGGTTCCGTCAGGCGCTCGAGGACCACGGGGTGCCGGCGTCGTCGGTGCGTGTCGTGCACGGCGACTTCGGGCGTGCGCGGGCCCGGGAGCTCGCGGCACAGCTGCTCGACGGCGACGCCGTCCCGCGGGCGATCGTCTGCTCGAACGACCAGTCGGCGCTCGGGGTGCTCGACGCCGCGGGGGCGCGTGGTGTGCGGGTGCCGGAGGACCTCGTCGTGACGGGCTTCGACGGCATCGACGCGGGTCGGTTCTCGTCGCCGCGGCTGACCACCGTGCACCAGCCGATGGGGGAGCTCGGGCGCGCGGCGGTGCGGGCGATCGTGGACCGGCTGGAGCGCCGCGAGGGGCCGCCGCGGGCGATGCGCCTGCCGGTCGAGGTGCTCCTGCGCGAGAGCTGCCCGCCGGCGCTGTAG
- a CDS encoding GntR family transcriptional regulator produces the protein MTETTDAAPVSQTSQLYDNLRAAILTLEIAPGERISERGLEARFHASRTPVRAALSRLEREGLILHEGRSWTVTPIDLDEIASLAELRGVLEPAAARLAVARASEEQLAEVRGHLDTLRPTPDQQAGIRMGSTFHLDLAALGGNRFITDAIADALTRLERTRWIEVRTPEARDAAWEEHSAIIDAVRSGDADRAAELLAAHVAGTNDRLLAWIAQERRRLRGAGMAIVGSTER, from the coding sequence TGTCGCAGACGAGCCAGCTCTACGACAACCTCCGAGCCGCGATCCTCACGCTCGAGATCGCCCCGGGGGAGCGCATCTCCGAGCGAGGGCTCGAGGCGCGGTTCCACGCCTCACGGACCCCCGTGCGCGCAGCCCTGTCGCGGCTCGAGCGCGAGGGGCTCATCCTGCACGAGGGTCGTTCGTGGACGGTCACCCCGATCGACCTCGACGAGATCGCCTCGCTCGCGGAACTCCGCGGCGTCCTCGAACCCGCCGCCGCCCGGCTCGCGGTGGCACGCGCGTCCGAGGAGCAGCTCGCCGAGGTCCGCGGCCACCTCGACACCCTCCGGCCGACGCCCGACCAGCAGGCCGGCATCCGGATGGGCTCGACGTTCCACCTCGACCTCGCCGCGCTCGGCGGCAACCGGTTCATCACCGACGCCATCGCCGACGCTCTCACCCGTCTGGAGCGCACGCGCTGGATCGAGGTGCGCACGCCCGAGGCCCGCGACGCCGCGTGGGAGGAGCACAGCGCCATCATCGACGCCGTGCGCTCCGGGGACGCGGACCGCGCAGCCGAGCTGCTCGCGGCGCACGTCGCCGGCACGAACGACCGGCTACTGGCGTGGATCGCGCAGGAGCGCCGGCGTCTGCGGGGCGCTGGCATGGCGATCGTGGGCAGCACCGAGCGCTGA